From Fulvivirga lutea:
TGAAATTGATTCTACCGTCCTCAAGAAGTAATGTGAGCGTCACATTCTTTTGTTTGTCGTTTTTGTTACCGTGTTTGATGGCATTATTTACGGCTTCTGTAACGGCAATCATAATGTTACCATAAATGTCATCGTTTAATTGAAACTTATCTTTTGCATTATCGATAAAGCTTTCAATCATTCTGATGTTCTCAGTGAGTGATGGTACCTGTATTTTAATTGAGTTCATTCTGATTTGATGTTATCTGTAGTGTTTCCAATTCGTTTGAAATACTCATTTACCTCATCCTTATAATAGGGGTATAATTTAGGAGGAATTGTTTTTAAAAGCTCAATTTCTTGCTCTTTTAATTTGAAATAATTTTCAAAGGCATCTGGGATGACCTTTTCATAATCATTAGCTGTTTCTCCCTTACGCTTTTGATCGAGCTCTTGCTCTCTTAGTGCTTCTTCAGATTCGAGGAGTCTTGTAAGTATTTCTTTCTGTCTGCGTATGGTTTCTTCTGTTAATTGCTTGTTTACCAAATCTTTTTCAGTTTCTTCCATTTTTTCAGCAATTCCGTCACCGGGCTTATTGACTCCTTCCATTTGCCCAGCTTTTTGCTGTGCTTCTTCTAATGCTTTTCGTATTCTTTCTTGCTGCGCGGCCATTTCTGCCAGTTCTTCGGAAAGCTGACGTCCTTTTTTGCCACTCCCTTTAAGTTCTTCAATCTTGTTATTCAGCTGTTGTTGTAATTCACTTAAAGAAGGAGTCTTGGGCTGACCAGGTTTTTTCTGAGGTTTACCCATGGCATCAGCCATAGCGTTTTGCATTTGTTGAAGCACATCATCAAGTAACAATGCCAGATTGTTCATGGAAGTCATGGCAAATTGCTGTTCAGCCACCGCTTGTGGTTTCTTTCTCTCTCTTATATATTCTACCGACTTATCCATACGCTCATTCATTTCTGTAACTTCTCTGGTAACAAATGAGGCAATTTGAAATACACGATTTGCTAAAGCCAATAAACTATCTTGTACAATTTGAGAATCGTCTTTCAACTTTAACTGTTTTTGAGATAGCTCAACAAACTTTGGATCACTTTGTCGTACTTCCTGAAATTCTGCCATCAATTCTTCCTGATCGAAAGAAAGTTTAATAAGATTATGAACAATGGCTCTTAGGTCTTCAAGGTTTTCCTGCATGGCCTGCATCTCCATACTTGCTTGCATTTGTTCCAGCTTTGCTGCCATTTCCTCCATCGCTTCTTTTGCTTTTTGTTGTTTTTGCCTTGACTGATCTTGCTGATTGTTCTCTAGAAACTCCTTGCTTTTTTGTTGGTTTTCCTTAATCAAATTTTGTTCATCACCTGTTTCAG
This genomic window contains:
- a CDS encoding ATP-binding protein — protein: MNSIKIQVPSLTENIRMIESFIDNAKDKFQLNDDIYGNIMIAVTEAVNNAIKHGNKNDKQKNVTLTLLLEDGRINFNVEDEGSGFDFQNLPDPTAPENLEKPGGRGIFLMKHLADEVTFEEEGKVVRLGFYIS